From a single Corynebacterium kroppenstedtii DSM 44385 genomic region:
- a CDS encoding MFS transporter, whose amino-acid sequence MSQEKTARQLSFRALPPQPLLPADEIAHKYPRLRLQVFMGIFIGYAGFYLVRNNISPVAALIKNDGILDTVAIGIIANAVYISYGLSKFMMATLSDRANARLFMPLGLALSGITNILLGTIPALHATVAIFTLVMFINGWFQGMGWPPSGRALVHWFSTTERGWKTAIWNCAHNVGGAGVGISIAWALSITGNQWQSAFWLPGIISLIVALIAFLLIRDTPESEGLPPIEEYRNDPAKTEAIDDSEIANQSTFTIIWRHILTNRVMVLLALANIFIYVLRYGILSWTPVYLHDIHGASLNGSIAGFSTFEIAGIIGTLICGWVTDKIFRGYRTSTGILFLGAVALCTLAYWLVPHNSPLWIPLLLVSLIGGLIYGPVMLIGLQAIDLAPRNIAGTAAGFTGLMGYVVGATLASTGIGFIIKHWGWNVTFIFLLVCAFIAIALIAGVGKDEKLLMEHHSKANATPADATDTTDTTEATANSTNAQKNDEGAK is encoded by the coding sequence GTGTCACAAGAGAAAACTGCGCGCCAATTATCCTTCCGCGCGCTCCCACCACAACCCCTGCTCCCCGCAGACGAAATCGCCCATAAATATCCTCGGCTCCGTCTGCAAGTATTCATGGGGATATTCATAGGATATGCAGGCTTTTACCTGGTCCGAAACAACATTTCGCCAGTCGCCGCACTGATCAAGAACGACGGCATCCTCGATACAGTCGCCATCGGCATTATTGCCAACGCCGTCTATATCTCGTACGGCCTCTCCAAGTTCATGATGGCCACGCTGTCTGACCGCGCGAACGCACGACTGTTCATGCCACTCGGACTCGCACTGTCAGGCATCACCAACATCCTTCTGGGAACCATCCCCGCCCTCCATGCCACGGTGGCCATCTTCACCCTCGTCATGTTCATCAACGGGTGGTTCCAAGGCATGGGTTGGCCTCCGTCCGGCCGAGCCCTCGTCCATTGGTTTTCGACGACAGAGCGCGGGTGGAAAACGGCCATCTGGAACTGCGCTCACAACGTGGGCGGTGCTGGCGTCGGCATCTCGATCGCATGGGCATTGTCCATCACCGGAAACCAATGGCAATCAGCGTTTTGGCTCCCAGGCATTATCTCGCTCATCGTTGCTCTCATCGCTTTCCTATTAATTAGAGACACACCTGAGTCCGAAGGCCTCCCTCCCATCGAGGAGTACCGGAACGACCCGGCCAAAACCGAAGCAATCGACGACAGCGAGATCGCAAACCAGTCGACCTTCACCATCATTTGGCGCCACATTTTGACCAATCGCGTTATGGTGCTCCTAGCTCTGGCCAACATCTTTATCTACGTTCTGCGTTACGGAATCCTCAGCTGGACGCCTGTGTATCTCCACGACATCCACGGAGCTAGCCTCAACGGCTCGATCGCCGGATTCTCAACCTTCGAAATTGCCGGAATTATTGGCACCCTCATCTGCGGCTGGGTCACGGATAAAATCTTCCGCGGATATCGCACAAGTACCGGAATTCTCTTCCTCGGTGCAGTTGCTCTGTGCACCCTTGCTTACTGGCTCGTCCCCCATAACTCGCCCTTGTGGATTCCTCTGTTGTTAGTCAGCCTCATCGGTGGACTCATCTACGGACCTGTCATGCTGATCGGCCTTCAAGCCATCGACCTCGCCCCACGAAATATTGCGGGCACGGCGGCTGGATTCACGGGGCTCATGGGATACGTCGTTGGTGCAACGCTTGCCTCGACAGGAATCGGCTTTATCATCAAGCACTGGGGATGGAATGTCACGTTCATTTTCCTGCTTGTGTGTGCCTTCATCGCAATTGCCCTTATCGCCGGCGTCGGCAAGGACGAGAAATTGCTGATGGAGCATCACTCCAAGGCCAACGCGACCCCGGCCGACGCGACTGACACAACCGACACGACCGAAGCAACTGCCAACAGCACCAACGCACAGAAAAACGACGAAGGAGCCAAGTAA
- a CDS encoding glycerophosphodiester phosphodiesterase family protein, producing the protein MRTPRARIYTAALLLTTVGSLAACSTSDNDNDTSSATSASDSTTQSAEKTSGNHVDLASFDLQAHRGGRGENTEESKQAFETAIDEGVNTLEMDIVLTKDGVPAVWHDPKIEDEKCSDTHPATPDDPQFPYVGKNVHDLTWDQISTLKCDKKLADFPDQKVAPDNHILKLNDVFDLVKEKGADVRYNIETKIEADKREVSATPEEFVSTIMGVVDEYGVRGKVTIQSFDWRSLKLLKEHQPDVTLAALYDETTWKKDSPWLADYTYEKYDGDALKAIQALGAQITSPGYAQPYDTKVGDKDFHPVADRDYVEKAHGMNIKVLPWTVNDKETIKYFIDNAGVDGLITDYPKRGMEVLKELP; encoded by the coding sequence ATGAGAACTCCCCGGGCACGGATTTATACCGCAGCACTTCTGCTCACAACCGTCGGGTCACTGGCAGCGTGCAGCACCTCTGACAACGACAATGACACCTCCAGCGCCACGTCGGCATCAGACTCGACGACACAGTCCGCAGAGAAGACCAGCGGAAACCACGTCGACCTCGCAAGTTTTGATCTTCAGGCGCACCGCGGTGGCCGTGGCGAGAACACCGAAGAGTCCAAACAAGCTTTTGAAACAGCGATCGATGAAGGCGTCAATACTCTCGAAATGGACATTGTCCTTACGAAGGATGGCGTGCCGGCGGTGTGGCACGATCCGAAGATCGAGGACGAGAAATGCTCTGACACCCACCCCGCCACACCTGATGATCCGCAGTTCCCATACGTCGGCAAGAATGTTCATGACCTGACGTGGGATCAAATCAGCACGCTGAAGTGTGACAAGAAGCTCGCTGATTTTCCTGACCAGAAGGTGGCCCCCGATAACCACATTCTGAAGCTCAACGACGTTTTTGACCTCGTTAAAGAAAAAGGAGCCGACGTCCGCTACAACATTGAAACGAAGATTGAGGCGGATAAACGGGAAGTCTCTGCGACACCGGAAGAATTCGTTTCAACCATCATGGGTGTTGTTGACGAATACGGTGTTCGCGGCAAAGTGACCATCCAGAGTTTCGACTGGCGGTCACTCAAACTCCTGAAAGAACATCAGCCCGACGTCACCTTGGCCGCATTATACGACGAGACCACGTGGAAAAAAGATTCACCGTGGCTAGCCGATTACACCTACGAGAAGTACGACGGTGATGCTCTCAAGGCGATCCAGGCGCTCGGGGCTCAGATCACGTCGCCTGGCTATGCGCAGCCCTACGACACGAAGGTTGGCGACAAGGACTTCCACCCCGTCGCTGACCGCGACTATGTAGAAAAAGCGCACGGGATGAACATCAAAGTTCTCCCCTGGACGGTCAACGATAAAGAGACCATCAAATACTTTATCGATAACGCGGGCGTCGACGGGCTTATCACCGATTACCCGAAGCGAGGAATGGAGGTCCTGAAAGAGCTCCCGTAG